In Amycolatopsis methanolica 239, a single genomic region encodes these proteins:
- a CDS encoding DUF6343 family protein, giving the protein MSMRIPRERPRSREEYQRGLPDYHDPTAGFGGAAPAYSALTLRIWLAAIGILLAAGAGFLFATIEMWWVTVLMGLVVVGLVIDLAWVVHRKRRGEPG; this is encoded by the coding sequence ATGAGCATGCGAATCCCGCGTGAGCGGCCTCGCAGCCGCGAGGAGTACCAGCGGGGCCTGCCGGACTACCACGATCCGACCGCCGGTTTCGGTGGCGCCGCGCCGGCGTACAGCGCGCTGACGCTGCGGATCTGGCTCGCCGCCATCGGCATCCTCCTCGCCGCCGGGGCCGGTTTCCTGTTCGCCACGATCGAGATGTGGTGGGTGACGGTGCTGATGGGCCTGGTGGTGGTGGGGCTGGTGATCGACCTGGCCTGGGTCGTGCACCGCAAGCGCCGCGGCGAGCCTGGTTGA
- a CDS encoding phosphoribosyltransferase has product MRRRHEYRDRHEAGLRLGELLAEREWRDPLVLGLARGGVVVGHAVAGVLGAPLDVAVARKIGAPGQPEFGVGAVTPDGPPCYDERSLSMLGLRPAQLSDACRAERAEARRRAVVYQRGRPPQPRAGRDLLVVDDGLATGVTARAALRALRADRPHSLVFAAPVCAPDAAAALKSDADEVLCLLAPHGFRSVGQWYADFRQTGDDEVIELLETS; this is encoded by the coding sequence ATGAGGCGGCGACACGAGTACCGCGACCGCCACGAGGCGGGTCTGCGGCTGGGCGAGCTGCTCGCCGAACGCGAGTGGCGCGACCCGCTGGTGCTGGGGCTGGCGCGTGGTGGGGTGGTCGTCGGTCACGCGGTTGCCGGCGTGCTCGGCGCGCCGCTGGACGTGGCGGTCGCGCGCAAGATCGGCGCGCCCGGCCAGCCGGAGTTCGGCGTCGGCGCGGTCACCCCGGACGGCCCGCCCTGCTACGACGAGCGGTCGCTGTCGATGCTCGGGCTGCGGCCCGCGCAGCTGTCGGATGCTTGCCGGGCCGAACGCGCGGAGGCCCGCCGCCGCGCCGTGGTCTACCAGCGCGGACGTCCGCCGCAGCCGCGGGCCGGACGGGACTTGCTGGTGGTCGACGACGGGCTGGCGACCGGAGTGACCGCGCGGGCCGCGTTGCGGGCGTTGCGCGCGGACCGGCCGCACAGCCTCGTCTTCGCCGCGCCGGTGTGCGCGCCGGACGCCGCGGCGGCCCTGAAGAGCGACGCGGACGAGGTGCTGTGCCTGCTGGCGCCGCACGGTTTCCGCTCGGTCGGGCAGTGGTACGCCGACTTCCGCCAGACCGGCGACGACGAGGTCATCGAACTGCTGGAGACGTCATGA
- a CDS encoding dienelactone hydrolase family protein translates to MTVPLIVAPGLQGDLTVPSDAIGVVVFAHGSGSSRHSARNIAVARELQDNRFATLLFDLLSPDEDHGDRRFDIELLTERLRAAMAELSRRAETAGLPLGLFGASTGAAAAMRAAAAEPERVRAVVSRGGRPDLAGDALGQVRSPTLVIVGARDEEVLRLNQSAAAGLGGRHDIEIVPKATHLFEEPGALERVAQLAAAWFSEYLG, encoded by the coding sequence ATGACCGTCCCGCTCATCGTCGCCCCCGGCCTCCAGGGCGATCTGACGGTCCCGTCCGACGCGATCGGGGTCGTCGTGTTCGCCCACGGTTCGGGCAGTTCCCGGCACAGCGCCCGCAACATCGCGGTGGCGCGCGAGCTGCAGGACAACCGGTTCGCCACGCTGCTGTTCGACCTGCTCAGCCCGGACGAGGACCACGGCGACCGGCGGTTCGACATCGAGTTGCTGACCGAGCGCCTGCGCGCCGCGATGGCCGAGCTGTCCCGGCGCGCGGAGACGGCCGGCTTGCCGCTGGGCCTGTTCGGGGCCAGCACCGGCGCGGCCGCCGCAATGCGGGCCGCGGCGGCCGAACCGGAGCGCGTGCGGGCGGTCGTGTCCCGCGGCGGCCGCCCCGACCTGGCCGGCGACGCGCTGGGCCAGGTGCGGAGCCCGACGCTGGTGATCGTCGGCGCGCGGGACGAGGAGGTGCTGCGGCTGAACCAGTCGGCGGCCGCCGGGCTGGGCGGACGGCACGACATCGAGATCGTCCCGAAGGCGACGCACCTGTTCGAGGAACCCGGCGCGCTGGAGCGGGTCGCCCAGCTGGCCGCCGCCTGGTTCAGCGAGTACCTCGGTTAG
- a CDS encoding SAM-dependent methyltransferase — MAADDEVLRAVEGSLDRPSAARVYDYFIGGNHNYAIDRAFGDKVRARLPLIPDSAVACRQFLGRAVRYASKSGIHQFVDIGSGLPTAGNVHEVADEARPEHDTTVVYIDNEPIALAHSQLLLADTADTDRHRAIAGDLLEPIDLWERVGETGVIDFEQPVALVINAVLHFIKDEQQPHQALDFYRGQLAPGSFLIMCQLTDENPADEEERRALDDLKAYYETTTNPGQYRSREEFLKFYGDFELVEPGLVYAPEWHPDENALFADAPSKSRILAAVARKP; from the coding sequence ATGGCGGCGGATGACGAGGTGCTGCGGGCCGTCGAGGGAAGCCTCGACCGGCCGTCCGCGGCGCGGGTGTACGACTACTTCATCGGTGGGAACCACAACTACGCGATCGACCGCGCGTTCGGCGACAAGGTCCGCGCGAGACTCCCCCTGATCCCCGATTCCGCGGTGGCGTGCCGGCAGTTCCTCGGCCGCGCCGTGCGGTACGCGTCGAAGTCGGGGATCCACCAGTTCGTCGACATCGGCTCCGGCCTGCCGACGGCGGGCAACGTGCACGAGGTCGCCGACGAGGCCCGCCCGGAGCACGACACCACAGTCGTCTACATCGACAACGAGCCGATCGCGCTGGCGCACTCGCAGCTGCTGCTCGCCGACACGGCGGACACGGACCGCCACCGCGCGATCGCGGGTGACCTGCTGGAGCCGATCGACCTGTGGGAGCGGGTCGGCGAGACCGGCGTGATCGACTTCGAACAGCCGGTCGCGCTGGTGATCAACGCGGTGCTGCACTTCATCAAGGACGAGCAGCAGCCGCACCAGGCGCTGGACTTCTACCGCGGCCAGCTCGCGCCGGGGTCGTTCCTGATCATGTGCCAGCTCACCGACGAGAACCCGGCCGACGAGGAGGAGCGCCGGGCGCTGGACGACCTCAAGGCCTACTACGAGACCACCACGAACCCCGGGCAGTACCGCTCGCGGGAGGAGTTCCTGAAGTTCTACGGCGACTTCGAACTGGTCGAGCCGGGGCTGGTCTACGCACCCGAATGGCACCCCGACGAGAACGCCCTGTTCGCCGACGCGCCGTCGAAGTCACGCATCCTCGCGGCGGTGGCGCGCAAGCCCTAA
- a CDS encoding TetR/AcrR family transcriptional regulator gives MPASKTARERARAELTREIKDEARRQLGEVGPHGLSLRAVARELGMVSSALYRYFPSRDHLLTELIIDAYNEIGEAAERADDPSAAPRDRWLRIWAATRDWAKRNPHEYSLIYGSPVPGYRAPQDTITPAGRVAQALVRVMESADLTPAMPGPPLPAELAEQAGKVQTALGTSLPEADLVRLMTAWTHLFGAISFELFGQYANTADPADAYFAYTAEQSAAFVGLP, from the coding sequence ATGCCAGCCAGCAAGACCGCGCGCGAACGGGCCCGCGCCGAACTGACCCGCGAGATCAAGGACGAGGCGCGCCGCCAACTCGGCGAGGTCGGGCCGCACGGGCTGTCCCTGCGAGCCGTCGCCCGCGAGCTGGGCATGGTCTCCTCCGCGCTCTACCGCTACTTCCCGAGCCGCGACCACCTGCTGACCGAGCTGATCATCGACGCCTACAACGAGATCGGCGAAGCAGCCGAGCGCGCCGACGACCCGTCCGCCGCGCCCCGCGACCGCTGGCTGCGCATCTGGGCCGCCACCCGCGACTGGGCGAAGCGGAACCCGCACGAGTACTCGCTGATCTACGGCTCGCCGGTGCCCGGCTACCGGGCGCCGCAGGACACGATCACGCCCGCCGGCCGCGTGGCGCAGGCGCTGGTCCGCGTCATGGAGTCCGCCGACCTCACGCCCGCGATGCCCGGTCCGCCGCTGCCTGCCGAGCTGGCCGAGCAGGCAGGCAAGGTCCAGACCGCGCTCGGGACGTCGCTCCCCGAGGCGGACCTGGTCCGGCTGATGACCGCGTGGACCCACCTCTTCGGCGCGATCAGCTTCGAGCTGTTCGGCCAGTACGCCAACACGGCCGATCCCGCGGACGCCTATTTCGCCTACACGGCAGAGCAATCGGCCGCTTTCGTCGGCCTGCCGTGA
- a CDS encoding nitroreductase family deazaflavin-dependent oxidoreductase, translating to MDRYLKPGKGDGVFNVAVQFLTKLGVSLAGSRVLLVRGRKSGEIRSTPVNLLKVGGQRYLVAPRGQTQWVRNLRAAGEGQLRVGRRVETFRFAELADDEKPVILRAYLKRWAWEVGRFFEGVDHRSPDEVLRGIAPGFPVFRITESA from the coding sequence ATGGACCGCTACCTCAAGCCGGGCAAGGGCGACGGCGTCTTCAACGTGGCCGTGCAGTTCCTGACCAAGCTGGGCGTGAGCCTGGCAGGCAGCCGCGTGCTGCTGGTCCGCGGCCGCAAGTCGGGGGAGATCCGGTCGACGCCGGTGAACCTGCTGAAGGTCGGCGGGCAGCGCTACCTCGTCGCGCCGCGCGGGCAGACGCAGTGGGTGCGCAACCTGCGCGCGGCGGGCGAAGGGCAGCTGCGGGTCGGGCGGCGGGTCGAGACTTTCCGGTTCGCCGAACTGGCCGACGACGAGAAGCCGGTGATCCTGCGCGCCTACCTCAAGCGGTGGGCGTGGGAGGTCGGCCGGTTCTTCGAGGGCGTCGACCACCGGTCGCCCGACGAGGTGCTGCGCGGTATCGCGCCCGGCTTCCCGGTCTTCCGGATCACAGAAAGCGCTTGA
- a CDS encoding alpha/beta fold hydrolase, with translation MDSHMAAVNGIRMHYRRAGEGPPVVLLHGWPQTSYCWHRIFDALARDHTVIAPDLRGYGLTDKPRTGFDKRTMAADVSALLHELGFASASVVGHDRGGRVAHRWALDRPDEVEHLAVLDIIPTREMWPRLDAGVGRGYWHWLFHLQPDLPELLAGKDIAAYLGYFFERWTYQRQGLDPDAIAEYVRAFSAPGALRAGFDDYRASFPDDAEHDDADAGRKLTMPVLALWGQAGLLGSLPALDIWREYAEDVTGEGLPECGHFLAEEQPEALLAHLKRFL, from the coding sequence ATGGACTCGCACATGGCGGCCGTCAACGGCATCCGCATGCACTACCGGCGAGCCGGCGAGGGCCCGCCGGTCGTCCTGCTGCACGGCTGGCCCCAGACCTCCTACTGCTGGCACCGGATCTTCGACGCGCTCGCGCGCGACCACACCGTCATCGCGCCGGACCTGCGCGGCTACGGGCTCACCGACAAGCCGCGGACGGGCTTCGACAAACGCACCATGGCCGCCGACGTCTCCGCCCTGCTGCACGAGCTCGGCTTCGCGTCGGCGAGCGTGGTCGGGCACGACCGCGGCGGCCGCGTCGCGCACCGCTGGGCGCTGGACCGGCCGGACGAGGTGGAGCACCTGGCCGTGCTCGACATCATCCCGACCCGCGAGATGTGGCCGCGGCTCGACGCCGGTGTCGGCCGCGGCTACTGGCACTGGCTGTTCCACCTGCAACCCGACCTGCCGGAACTGCTGGCGGGCAAGGACATCGCGGCCTACCTGGGGTACTTCTTCGAGCGCTGGACCTACCAGCGGCAGGGCCTCGACCCGGACGCGATCGCCGAGTACGTCCGCGCGTTCTCCGCTCCGGGCGCCCTGCGTGCCGGTTTCGACGACTACCGCGCGTCCTTCCCGGACGACGCCGAACACGACGACGCCGACGCCGGGCGCAAGCTCACGATGCCGGTGCTCGCGTTGTGGGGACAGGCCGGACTGCTCGGCTCACTGCCCGCTTTGGACATCTGGCGGGAGTACGCCGAGGACGTCACCGGCGAGGGCCTGCCCGAGTGCGGCCACTTCCTCGCCGAGGAACAACCGGAGGCGCTGCTCGCGCACCTCAAGCGCTTTCTGTGA
- a CDS encoding CGNR zinc finger domain-containing protein produces MVKAQWVFDGGRPCLDLVNTLRDRHRGGRELLTSPSALVEWLVLAGLLPRPVTAPADSLAVAIALREAVDRVARGAGRPVDVRLLNRHARNAPVPQLRIDGDGVAHRRLDAPDPVEGAFGTLAVDAIDLATSEADVRICAYDDCGLRFADTSPKRNRQWCSMSRCGNRAKARAHYARTRTRGR; encoded by the coding sequence GTGGTGAAGGCGCAGTGGGTTTTCGACGGCGGTCGCCCGTGCCTGGACCTGGTGAACACGCTCCGGGACCGGCACCGCGGCGGTCGTGAGCTGCTGACCTCGCCGTCCGCGCTGGTCGAGTGGCTGGTGCTCGCCGGTCTGCTGCCCCGGCCGGTGACCGCGCCGGCGGACTCGCTCGCGGTGGCGATCGCGCTGCGGGAAGCCGTCGACCGGGTCGCGCGGGGGGCGGGGCGGCCTGTCGACGTGCGCCTGCTGAACCGGCACGCGCGCAACGCGCCGGTGCCGCAGTTGCGGATCGACGGCGACGGCGTGGCGCACCGGCGGCTGGACGCGCCGGACCCCGTCGAAGGCGCGTTCGGCACGCTGGCGGTCGACGCGATCGACCTGGCGACCAGTGAGGCCGACGTCCGGATCTGCGCCTATGACGACTGCGGGCTGCGGTTCGCGGACACCTCGCCGAAGCGCAACCGCCAGTGGTGCTCCATGTCGCGCTGTGGCAACCGGGCGAAGGCGCGTGCCCACTACGCCCGCACCCGCACCCGCGGCCGTTGA
- a CDS encoding multicopper oxidase domain-containing protein, which translates to MVRPLHSRLPETEVWTYEGQFPGPTVEVPSGKKLRVNWSNDIDGATRWSPSSSTPNSPTSPRRCAHLAGETRTAHRSPAPRSSTACPLPAWTVVHLHGARTGHHRPPPGHRSGHRRADRAAAVQDPVHHARRPRRGPRCRSRSPGRSRWSTGSSGRTSPSTRAGTASGC; encoded by the coding sequence ATGGTCCGCCCGCTGCACAGCCGGCTGCCGGAAACCGAAGTGTGGACCTACGAGGGCCAGTTCCCCGGCCCGACCGTGGAAGTGCCCAGCGGCAAGAAGTTGCGGGTCAACTGGAGCAACGACATCGACGGCGCCACCCGGTGGTCGCCGTCCAGCAGTACGCCGAACTCGCCGACATCACCGCGCCGGTGCGCACACCTGGCTGGCGAAACCCGGACGGCACACCGCAGCCCGGCGCCGAGATCATCGACGGCGTGTCCGCTGCCCGCGTGGACCGTGGTGCACCTGCACGGCGCGCGGACCGGTCATCACCGACCGCCACCTGGACACCGATCCGGCCACCGGCGCGCTGACCGGGCAGCTGCTGTTCAAGATCCCGTTCATCACGCCCGCCGGCCCCGACGGGGCCCACGGTGCCGATCCCGTTCACCGGGCCGTTCACGCTGGTCAACGGGGTCATCTGGCCGCACCTCGCCGTCGACGCGCGCTGGTACCGCTTCCGGCTGCTGA
- a CDS encoding DUF998 domain-containing protein: MGISERARPWVLAANVAIGWGFFTAFVLHVVSGRNPVSDTLSSYALAEGGVGLLGASMIAIAGGSVALLAALRAAGHRLSRTTQVLFWAWSTGLVAAAFFPASYPERFDPVSGQIHEYACATAFLSLAALGWTLPAGLRNHPAVVRLTLLTLGGVLLFGVSYLVPGVLPVGLSQRLALGADVGLLITLARVVAVPAAVPAKPRERVSS, from the coding sequence ATGGGGATTTCCGAAAGAGCCCGGCCCTGGGTGCTCGCGGCGAACGTGGCGATCGGCTGGGGATTCTTCACCGCCTTCGTCCTGCACGTGGTCAGCGGCCGCAACCCGGTGTCGGACACGCTGTCCAGTTACGCGCTCGCCGAGGGCGGGGTCGGCCTGCTCGGCGCGAGCATGATCGCGATCGCCGGCGGGTCCGTCGCGCTGCTGGCGGCACTCAGGGCCGCGGGCCACCGGCTGAGCCGGACCACCCAGGTGCTGTTCTGGGCCTGGTCCACCGGGCTCGTCGCGGCCGCGTTCTTCCCCGCCAGCTACCCGGAACGGTTCGACCCGGTGAGCGGGCAGATCCACGAATACGCCTGCGCCACCGCGTTCCTCAGCCTCGCCGCGCTCGGCTGGACCCTGCCCGCCGGCCTGCGAAACCACCCCGCGGTCGTGCGGCTGACGCTGCTGACGCTCGGCGGTGTGCTGCTGTTCGGGGTGAGCTACCTGGTTCCGGGCGTGCTGCCCGTCGGGCTGAGCCAGCGGCTCGCACTCGGCGCGGACGTCGGCCTGCTGATCACGCTCGCCCGCGTGGTCGCGGTTCCGGCAGCGGTTCCGGCGAAACCGCGGGAGCGTGTATCCAGCTGA
- a CDS encoding protein phosphatase 2C domain-containing protein, with amino-acid sequence MIHVAERPGVGLDGRPRPTEDRVVVLDRAVAVLDGATSADPDQPSGGWYAERLAAQLERELPGDLRPALARAIAAVAREHGLRPGSSPSSTVAMLRWDDDRVDALVLADSPIVAFGQSADVLADDRLATLRRAGRLRTQQAVRALRNRPGGFWVAEADPSAADHALTRSWPRTALDAVLLATDGVSCGVDEYGLFTWPEALRLARTRGVDAVLDSVRTAEDGDPDGTRWPRAKRHDDQALVLVEFGRP; translated from the coding sequence GTGATCCACGTGGCCGAACGGCCCGGCGTCGGCCTCGACGGCCGCCCGCGCCCCACCGAGGACCGCGTCGTGGTGCTCGACCGGGCGGTCGCGGTGCTCGACGGCGCCACCTCGGCCGACCCGGACCAGCCCTCCGGCGGCTGGTATGCCGAACGCCTCGCGGCGCAGCTCGAACGGGAACTGCCCGGCGATCTCCGTCCCGCCCTGGCGCGAGCGATCGCCGCTGTGGCAAGGGAACACGGCCTGCGTCCCGGATCGTCCCCGTCCAGCACCGTCGCGATGCTGCGCTGGGACGACGACCGGGTGGACGCACTGGTGCTGGCGGACAGCCCGATCGTCGCCTTTGGACAGTCGGCCGACGTGCTCGCCGACGACCGGCTGGCGACCCTGCGCCGTGCAGGGCGGTTGCGGACGCAGCAGGCCGTGCGGGCGCTGCGCAACCGGCCCGGCGGGTTCTGGGTCGCCGAAGCCGATCCGTCGGCCGCGGACCACGCGCTGACCCGCAGCTGGCCACGTACCGCGCTGGACGCCGTCCTGCTCGCCACCGACGGGGTGTCCTGCGGTGTCGACGAATACGGCTTGTTCACCTGGCCCGAAGCCCTGCGGCTGGCCCGCACGCGCGGGGTGGACGCGGTGCTCGACAGCGTCCGCACGGCCGAGGACGGCGATCCGGACGGGACGCGGTGGCCGCGAGCCAAGCGCCACGACGACCAGGCGCTGGTGCTCGTCGAGTTCGGGCGACCCTAG
- a CDS encoding helix-turn-helix domain-containing protein — MTKATDLAARAGDRDPQVGLRAVAALRRLLEQLEAVQVRSARAQGWSWQDIAAELGVSKQAVHKKYGRQ; from the coding sequence ATGACGAAGGCAACCGATCTGGCCGCCCGCGCGGGCGACCGCGATCCCCAGGTCGGCCTGCGTGCCGTGGCCGCGCTGCGGCGGCTGCTCGAACAGCTCGAAGCCGTGCAGGTGCGCAGCGCGCGGGCACAGGGCTGGTCGTGGCAGGACATCGCGGCCGAGCTGGGCGTGAGCAAGCAGGCCGTGCACAAGAAGTACGGGAGGCAGTGA
- a CDS encoding Clp protease N-terminal domain-containing protein, producing the protein MFEKFTADAREVVVEAQQDAIRLDSERIDPLHLLVALLHFPESKAARLLTGFGVALDDVAAETARVRRRGGITEADAEALGEFGIDVDAILDRVEQAHGPNALAGGAGGRKRRHIPFADESKKVLQVCLKEVISLGGKELGSEHILLALTALRGPAADVLARFDVDARRVRQALA; encoded by the coding sequence ATGTTCGAGAAGTTCACCGCGGACGCCCGCGAGGTGGTCGTCGAGGCGCAGCAGGACGCGATCCGCCTGGATTCGGAGCGGATCGACCCGCTGCACCTGCTCGTCGCGCTGCTGCACTTCCCGGAGAGCAAGGCCGCCCGCCTGCTGACCGGGTTTGGCGTGGCGCTCGACGACGTCGCCGCCGAAACCGCGCGCGTCCGCCGCCGGGGCGGGATCACCGAGGCCGACGCCGAAGCGCTCGGCGAGTTCGGCATCGACGTCGACGCGATCCTCGACCGCGTCGAGCAGGCGCACGGCCCGAACGCACTCGCCGGTGGCGCGGGTGGGCGGAAGCGGCGGCACATCCCGTTCGCCGACGAATCGAAGAAGGTGCTCCAGGTGTGCTTGAAGGAGGTGATTTCATTGGGGGGTAAGGAACTCGGGAGCGAGCACATCCTGCTCGCGCTCACCGCGCTGCGCGGACCCGCCGCCGACGTGCTCGCCCGGTTCGACGTGGACGCGCGGCGGGTCCGGCAGGCGCTAGCATGA
- a CDS encoding YczE/YyaS/YitT family protein has translation MTAIDLRPVRVSVSPARRLTQLMGGLALYGTSMAMMTRAGLGLSPWDVLHEGLAARTGLSFGTVVAIASVGVLALWIPLRQRPGLGTVMNVLVISVTVDLVRAVLPDQHALGWQIALLLGGVVLNAMATAVYVGARLGPGPRDGLMTGLAARNTWSVRTVRTCIELAVLAAGWFLGGTVGAGTVLYALAIGPLTQALLPHVTWRESC, from the coding sequence GTGACTGCAATCGATCTTCGGCCGGTGCGCGTGTCGGTCAGCCCCGCGCGCCGGCTCACCCAGCTGATGGGCGGTCTCGCCCTCTACGGCACGAGCATGGCGATGATGACGCGCGCCGGGCTCGGCTTGTCCCCGTGGGACGTCCTGCACGAGGGACTGGCCGCACGCACCGGGCTCAGCTTCGGCACCGTCGTCGCGATCGCGTCGGTCGGCGTGCTCGCACTGTGGATCCCGCTCCGGCAGCGCCCCGGCCTTGGCACCGTGATGAACGTGCTGGTCATCTCGGTGACCGTGGACCTGGTGCGGGCCGTCCTGCCCGACCAGCACGCGCTGGGCTGGCAGATCGCACTGCTGCTCGGCGGGGTCGTGCTCAACGCCATGGCGACCGCGGTGTACGTCGGCGCCCGGCTCGGCCCCGGTCCGCGCGACGGGCTGATGACCGGGCTGGCCGCCCGCAACACCTGGTCCGTCCGGACGGTGCGCACCTGCATCGAGCTCGCCGTGCTGGCGGCGGGGTGGTTCCTCGGCGGCACGGTGGGCGCCGGCACCGTGCTCTACGCGCTCGCGATCGGACCCCTCACGCAGGCGCTCCTCCCCCACGTCACCTGGCGCGAGTCATGCTAG
- a CDS encoding PLP-dependent aminotransferase family protein, producing the protein MDPIGRISARRLALVLGMWRRSGSRHGAADLAAAIELGVLDGQLPVGTRLPSERELAEALDVSRTLVAAALDRLRDAGLVASRRGAGSWITKPRGRTPEPVSPDVPQAIDLVRAATPAAPGVLAAVDRARLLLVDELGRHGYTGTGLPALRERIAARYTARGLLTSPGQILITNGAHHAFVLVLRMLTHPGDRVLVEQPTYPNALDAIRAAHTTPVPVALGEHGWDLAGVEAAVRQTAPRLAYLIVDFHNPTGYRLDASGRAELGALLARTQTHAVVDETFVELDLEGDDGPPPLAAFAGDWAITVGTVSKSHWGGLRIGWIRAPEDLATRLTSARFASDLGSPVFEQLVLAELFDAGDPDPAARRAVLRSQRDALTEALRRELPDWRFRVPSGGLSLWCRLPEPMSTRLAIAAANHGVQITPGSRFSAQGGLEHWLRIPFAQPADRLADAVTRLALAAASVRAQPADDLPVA; encoded by the coding sequence ATGGACCCCATCGGCCGGATTTCGGCCCGCAGATTGGCCCTTGTGCTCGGGATGTGGCGTCGCAGTGGTTCGCGTCACGGGGCGGCGGATCTCGCGGCGGCGATCGAGCTGGGCGTGCTCGACGGCCAGCTGCCCGTCGGCACCCGGCTGCCTTCGGAGCGGGAGCTCGCCGAGGCGCTGGACGTCAGCCGCACCCTCGTGGCGGCCGCGCTGGACCGCCTGCGCGATGCGGGACTCGTGGCCAGCAGGAGGGGTGCGGGCTCGTGGATCACCAAGCCGCGGGGGAGGACGCCGGAGCCCGTGTCGCCGGACGTGCCGCAGGCGATCGACCTCGTCCGGGCGGCGACGCCGGCGGCCCCGGGGGTGCTGGCCGCGGTCGACCGCGCCCGGCTGCTGCTGGTCGACGAGCTGGGGCGGCACGGCTACACCGGCACCGGCCTCCCGGCCCTGCGCGAGCGCATCGCCGCCCGGTACACCGCGCGCGGCCTGCTCACCTCGCCGGGGCAGATCCTGATCACCAACGGCGCGCACCACGCGTTCGTCCTGGTGCTGCGCATGCTGACCCACCCCGGCGACCGGGTGCTGGTGGAGCAGCCGACGTACCCGAACGCCCTGGACGCGATCCGCGCCGCGCACACGACGCCGGTGCCGGTGGCGCTCGGCGAGCACGGGTGGGACCTGGCGGGGGTGGAGGCCGCGGTGCGCCAGACCGCGCCCCGGCTCGCGTACCTGATCGTCGACTTCCACAACCCGACCGGCTACCGGCTCGACGCGTCCGGGCGGGCGGAACTGGGGGCGCTGCTGGCCCGGACGCAAACGCATGCGGTGGTGGACGAGACGTTCGTCGAGCTGGACCTGGAGGGTGACGACGGGCCGCCGCCGCTGGCCGCGTTCGCCGGGGACTGGGCGATCACGGTCGGCACGGTGTCCAAGTCGCACTGGGGCGGGCTGCGGATCGGCTGGATCCGGGCGCCGGAGGACCTGGCGACACGCCTGACCTCGGCGCGGTTCGCGTCGGACCTGGGGTCGCCGGTGTTCGAGCAGCTGGTGCTGGCGGAGCTGTTCGACGCGGGTGACCCGGACCCGGCCGCGCGCAGGGCCGTCCTGCGCTCCCAGCGGGACGCGCTGACCGAGGCCCTGCGGCGGGAACTGCCGGACTGGCGGTTCCGCGTGCCGTCCGGCGGGTTGTCGCTGTGGTGCCGCCTGCCGGAACCGATGAGCACGCGTCTCGCGATCGCCGCGGCCAACCACGGTGTGCAGATCACGCCCGGTTCGAGGTTCAGCGCCCAGGGCGGGCTGGAGCACTGGCTGCGGATCCCGTTCGCGCAGCCGGCGGACCGCCTCGCCGACGCCGTCACGCGGCTGGCGCTGGCGGCCGCCTCGGTGCGCGCCCAGCCCGCCGACGATCTGCCGGTGGCGTGA
- a CDS encoding RNA polymerase sigma factor, with protein MTEIELIELLARAWRGDQSAWSALVRGLSVVVLRVARAHRLGDADAFDVCQNTWVSLAQLKELREPARLPGWLATTARRQALRVLESRRREIPAECDSAEELTPERQVLTTERDALLHQAVAQLPALQRRLVELLMQDPPATHAEIAAELGIAIGSVGPTRRRALDRLRRYLESHGYDHA; from the coding sequence TTGACCGAAATCGAACTGATCGAGTTGCTGGCCCGGGCGTGGCGCGGCGACCAGAGTGCCTGGTCCGCGCTGGTGCGCGGATTGTCGGTGGTGGTTCTGCGCGTGGCGCGGGCGCACCGGCTCGGTGACGCCGACGCGTTCGACGTCTGTCAGAACACGTGGGTGTCGCTGGCGCAGCTGAAGGAGCTGCGGGAGCCGGCCCGCCTACCCGGCTGGCTGGCGACGACGGCCCGGCGGCAGGCGCTGAGGGTGCTGGAGTCGAGGCGGCGGGAGATCCCGGCGGAGTGCGACAGCGCCGAGGAGCTCACCCCGGAGCGCCAAGTGCTGACCACCGAGCGGGACGCGCTGCTGCACCAGGCGGTGGCCCAGCTACCGGCCCTCCAGAGGCGCCTGGTGGAACTCCTGATGCAAGACCCACCCGCCACGCACGCCGAAATAGCCGCCGAGTTGGGCATCGCGATCGGCAGCGTCGGCCCGACCCGCCGCCGGGCCCTCGACCGCCTCCGCCGCTACCTGGAATCCCACGGCTACGACCACGCCTGA